The Geobacter sp. AOG2 genome includes a window with the following:
- the nudC gene encoding NAD(+) diphosphatase, producing the protein MTFPEQVHLPFNFSIIKESFQLCYPSHQEPLENGHWAIMQGNSVLLVRDTNSLVLPQGDLPAWLQPKASPLFIGKWHGKPLRAFTVGSDLPLRPPFESEAFNAAEQHLDMPTLTVSGLAKQILHWERQSRCCSRCGAPTESMIGNWGKRCTGCNAEHFPHIHPCAIVLVKRGDQLLLTRKAEWLPGRYSLVAGFLDFGESLEECAIREVREETGIGIKNVRYVGSQNWPFPAQLMAGFVADYADGEITVDTTELEDARWFPLDALPSLPPQRSIARWIIDNFKMPNSCPI; encoded by the coding sequence ATGACGTTTCCCGAACAGGTTCACCTTCCCTTCAATTTTTCCATCATCAAGGAGAGCTTCCAACTGTGCTACCCTTCACATCAGGAGCCATTGGAAAACGGCCATTGGGCAATCATGCAGGGCAACAGCGTCCTTCTGGTGCGGGATACAAATAGCTTGGTTCTGCCCCAAGGCGATCTGCCGGCTTGGCTCCAGCCGAAAGCTTCGCCACTTTTCATTGGTAAATGGCACGGAAAACCGCTCCGTGCCTTTACCGTCGGCAGCGATCTGCCTCTCCGCCCTCCTTTCGAGTCCGAGGCTTTCAATGCCGCTGAGCAACACCTGGACATGCCGACCCTTACCGTAAGCGGCCTTGCCAAACAGATTCTGCACTGGGAACGGCAGAGCCGCTGCTGTTCCCGCTGTGGCGCGCCGACCGAATCCATGATAGGCAATTGGGGAAAACGGTGCACCGGCTGCAATGCGGAACATTTCCCCCATATCCATCCCTGCGCCATCGTGCTGGTCAAACGGGGCGACCAGTTGCTCCTCACCCGTAAGGCGGAATGGCTGCCTGGCAGATACAGTCTGGTGGCCGGCTTCCTCGATTTCGGCGAATCCCTGGAGGAATGCGCCATCCGCGAGGTCAGGGAGGAAACCGGGATCGGGATAAAGAATGTCCGCTACGTGGGCAGCCAGAACTGGCCCTTTCCCGCCCAGCTCATGGCCGGCTTCGTTGCCGACTACGCCGACGGCGAGATCACGGTTGACACAACCGAACTGGAGGATGCCCGCTGGTTCCCGCTGGATGCCCTCCCCTCGCTCCCGCCGCAGCGCAGCATTGCGCGCTGGATCATCGATAACTTCAAAATGCCGAACTCCTGCCCCATTTGA
- a CDS encoding ferritin family protein — protein MQLFKDIREVFDFAIEKEEAAYQLYTKAAAMVRSTASRKMLEEMAEQELGHKRLLQGMDREKVHEYRFVKVPDLKIGDYLVDVEYRDDMTFQEIMVFAMKAEEKAAQLYSEASHLTDVPELQRMLLMLANEEKKHKFNLESMYDDKILTEN, from the coding sequence ATGCAACTATTCAAAGATATTCGTGAAGTGTTTGACTTTGCCATCGAAAAGGAAGAGGCGGCCTATCAGTTGTACACCAAGGCCGCCGCTATGGTGAGGTCGACAGCCAGCCGCAAGATGCTGGAGGAGATGGCCGAGCAGGAGTTGGGCCATAAACGCCTGCTGCAGGGTATGGATCGGGAGAAGGTCCATGAATACCGCTTCGTCAAAGTTCCTGATCTGAAAATCGGCGATTACCTGGTGGATGTGGAGTACCGGGACGACATGACGTTCCAGGAGATCATGGTCTTTGCCATGAAGGCCGAGGAAAAGGCTGCGCAACTCTACAGCGAGGCCAGCCATCTCACCGACGTTCCCGAACTCCAGCGCATGCTGCTGATGCTGGCCAATGAGGAAAAGAAACACAAATTCAACCTGGAGTCGATGTACGACGACAAGATACTGACCGAAAATTAG
- the mltG gene encoding endolytic transglycosylase MltG, whose protein sequence is MASMFPFKLTPKVLAVLSVRVGLLLLLGWFLVCTFIAPGKGGIVRDVSFPPGSGIKKLAAELKQDGVIRSAWHFILLARLRGQAHRLKAGDYRFTDAMTPGDILRKLATGDVDYHRFALPEGYSVYQVAEMLEQKGYFKRDTFLAACHDTTLLERLGIRGASVEGYLFPATYNLARNGTEEQLITQMVGRFRKAYDDVTTEGRGQGGLSSDEIVTLASIIEKEAVSAEEKPLISSVFYNRLRLGMPLQSDPTAVYGVRAFSGKVTKADICRRSPYNTYLVRGLPPGPIGNPGADSLRAALHPARSDYLYFVARQDGTHYFSRTLEEHNRAVARYLKN, encoded by the coding sequence ATGGCCTCAATGTTTCCGTTCAAGCTCACACCGAAGGTCCTTGCTGTTTTATCTGTCCGTGTCGGTCTCCTGCTCCTGTTGGGCTGGTTCCTGGTCTGCACCTTCATTGCTCCGGGAAAGGGTGGCATCGTCCGCGATGTCTCGTTTCCGCCCGGTAGCGGCATAAAAAAGCTGGCGGCAGAGCTCAAGCAAGACGGCGTTATCCGTAGCGCTTGGCACTTTATACTCCTGGCCCGTTTGCGGGGGCAGGCGCACCGTCTCAAGGCAGGTGATTATCGCTTCACGGATGCCATGACGCCGGGAGATATCCTGCGCAAACTGGCGACCGGCGATGTGGATTACCACCGTTTTGCCCTGCCTGAAGGGTATTCCGTCTACCAGGTTGCGGAGATGTTGGAGCAAAAGGGCTATTTCAAGCGTGATACCTTTCTGGCCGCGTGCCACGATACCACCCTGCTGGAACGATTGGGTATCCGCGGAGCCAGCGTCGAGGGGTATCTTTTTCCTGCCACCTATAACCTGGCGCGCAACGGTACGGAGGAACAGCTGATTACCCAGATGGTGGGTCGGTTCCGGAAGGCTTATGACGATGTGACCACAGAGGGGCGGGGGCAGGGTGGGCTGTCGTCCGACGAGATTGTGACCCTTGCCTCAATCATTGAAAAAGAGGCGGTCTCTGCCGAAGAAAAACCTTTGATCTCCTCGGTTTTTTACAATCGTTTGCGGCTGGGGATGCCGTTGCAGAGCGATCCGACTGCGGTTTACGGTGTGCGTGCCTTTTCGGGCAAGGTCACCAAGGCCGACATATGCCGCCGTTCACCGTACAACACCTACCTTGTCAGAGGGCTTCCGCCCGGTCCCATCGGCAATCCGGGAGCTGACTCCCTCCGTGCCGCACTCCATCCGGCCCGTAGCGATTACCTCTATTTCGTGGCCCGCCAGGACGGCACCCACTACTTTTCGCGTACGCTGGAGGAGCATAACCGGGCTGTAGCGCGCTATCTCAAAAACTGA
- a CDS encoding HDOD domain-containing protein: MTTEKPLVELIRDRLAGDLRGLPVFHSVAVKLQQMILDRNFRIEEVILLISEDQSLASQVLKVGNSSFYTGLSKVGTIKDAVVRLGAQEIANLVMMASQVEQYRSCNPILDNAMQRLWDHALSCATGAKWLASKTGYASLATEAFMGGLLHDIGKLAIIKALDEILQTSGAKANVSEILINEILDTMHEDVGHRLMSSWSLPEAYCSIAINHHRPEYDGNDTLLVIVRLANLACRKAGKALSPDPTVALVGAAEAQFLGVKEITLAELEIIVEDAGTQAA, encoded by the coding sequence ATGACTACGGAAAAACCTCTCGTAGAACTTATCAGAGACCGACTTGCCGGAGATCTGCGAGGCCTGCCGGTCTTTCATTCGGTGGCGGTAAAACTCCAGCAGATGATCCTCGACCGGAACTTTCGCATAGAAGAGGTTATCCTGCTGATCAGCGAGGATCAGTCTCTTGCCAGCCAGGTCCTGAAGGTAGGCAACTCATCCTTTTATACCGGACTCTCCAAGGTGGGCACCATCAAGGATGCCGTCGTTCGGCTGGGGGCACAGGAGATAGCCAACCTTGTGATGATGGCATCCCAGGTCGAACAATACCGATCCTGCAATCCGATTCTGGACAATGCCATGCAGCGACTATGGGACCATGCTCTCTCCTGCGCCACAGGAGCCAAGTGGCTTGCCTCCAAGACCGGCTATGCCTCGCTTGCGACCGAGGCATTCATGGGCGGGCTCCTGCACGACATCGGCAAATTGGCGATCATCAAAGCCCTGGACGAAATCCTGCAAACCAGTGGGGCAAAGGCCAATGTCTCGGAGATTCTCATCAATGAGATACTGGACACCATGCATGAAGACGTGGGACATCGCCTGATGTCCTCATGGAGCCTGCCCGAAGCCTATTGCTCCATCGCCATCAACCATCACAGACCCGAGTACGACGGTAACGACACCTTGCTCGTCATCGTCAGGCTCGCCAACCTGGCCTGCCGTAAGGCGGGCAAGGCGCTCAGCCCTGATCCCACGGTTGCCCTTGTCGGCGCGGCCGAGGCGCAATTTCTCGGAGTCAAGGAAATAACCCTGGCCGAGCTGGAAATCATTGTTGAAGACGCGGGAACCCAGGCGGCTTAA
- a CDS encoding GspE/PulE family protein: MTQTSISSPTTSPPIESTGLISALLLKDGVIDERQLSYATRVRSKLTTPRTMMDTLLDLGYVTQEQLQNTLRSNQMNIRLGDLLLELGYLRETDLQQALGIQKELLGKKRLGEILVERGFIEERRLLETLAYQLGYPLVELSFVTLDRSLLAAIPLNICREHKFVPVRRDGDSIVLALSDPLDQKAQDVARSILGQSLKIAIAPRESILENLAALERTSSQPAISDESTIIGMINALFEEAIEECASDIHIEPLKDRLRIRLRCDGVMQQHKDFPKEIAPQLTSRIKVMAQADIAERRRHQDGRILFASAKHGINLDMRVSFFITIYGEKIVLRLLNNKGTLLDIREIGMAPRMLEHFIYEALEVPTGVMIITGPTGSGKTSTMYSCVNYLNNINTSIITAEDPVEYIIDGITQCSINPKIGVTFEETLRHIVRQDPDIIVLGEIRDHFSAETAIQAALTGHKVLTTFHTEDSIGGLIRLMNMEIEAFLISSTVVCVVAQRLLRRVCPDCAETYIPTPLDLSRLGVSPNDLVGAEFKIGRGCKSCRFSGYRGRVGVFELLVMNEMVKNAILNNKSSYDIRKISIETSGMVTLVEDGIVKAAQGLISMKEIITDLPRLGKPRPLGELRRILGVTQ, encoded by the coding sequence ATGACCCAAACAAGCATCAGCAGTCCGACAACATCCCCACCCATTGAAAGTACGGGCCTCATCTCGGCGCTCCTGTTGAAAGACGGCGTCATCGATGAACGGCAACTCTCCTACGCTACCAGGGTCCGTTCGAAACTCACCACCCCCCGGACCATGATGGACACCCTTCTGGACCTGGGCTACGTGACCCAGGAACAACTCCAGAATACCCTGCGCAGCAACCAGATGAACATCCGCCTCGGCGACCTTCTTCTGGAACTGGGCTACCTGAGGGAAACAGACCTCCAGCAGGCCCTGGGGATTCAGAAAGAGCTGTTAGGCAAAAAACGGCTCGGCGAAATCCTGGTGGAACGGGGTTTCATCGAGGAACGTCGGTTGCTGGAGACCCTCGCCTACCAACTCGGCTATCCTCTCGTTGAACTGAGCTTTGTCACATTAGACCGGTCCCTCCTTGCCGCCATACCACTCAATATCTGCCGCGAACATAAGTTCGTGCCGGTCAGACGTGACGGCGACTCCATCGTTCTGGCGCTCTCCGACCCCCTGGACCAAAAGGCTCAGGATGTGGCCAGGAGCATACTGGGGCAGAGCCTGAAAATCGCCATTGCCCCCCGCGAGTCGATCCTGGAGAATCTCGCCGCCCTGGAGCGGACATCAAGCCAACCGGCCATCTCCGACGAATCCACCATCATCGGCATGATCAATGCCCTCTTTGAGGAAGCCATTGAAGAATGCGCCAGCGACATCCATATCGAACCGCTGAAGGATCGCCTGCGCATCCGGCTCCGTTGCGACGGCGTCATGCAGCAGCACAAGGACTTCCCCAAGGAAATCGCCCCCCAACTCACCAGCAGGATCAAGGTCATGGCCCAGGCCGACATCGCCGAACGGCGCCGTCACCAGGACGGCCGCATCCTGTTCGCCAGCGCCAAGCACGGCATTAACCTTGACATGCGCGTTTCCTTCTTCATCACCATCTACGGTGAGAAGATCGTTCTGAGACTCCTGAACAACAAGGGTACCTTGCTGGACATCAGGGAGATCGGGATGGCCCCGCGCATGCTGGAACATTTCATCTACGAGGCCCTGGAGGTCCCCACCGGCGTCATGATCATCACCGGACCCACCGGGTCGGGCAAAACCAGTACCATGTACAGTTGCGTCAACTATCTGAACAATATCAACACCAGCATCATTACCGCCGAAGACCCGGTGGAATACATCATTGACGGCATCACCCAGTGTTCCATAAACCCCAAGATTGGCGTAACCTTTGAGGAAACTCTGCGCCACATCGTGCGCCAGGACCCAGACATCATCGTCTTGGGCGAGATCCGTGACCATTTTTCTGCCGAGACCGCCATCCAGGCGGCTCTGACCGGCCACAAAGTGCTGACGACCTTTCACACTGAAGACAGCATCGGCGGTCTGATCCGCCTGATGAACATGGAGATAGAGGCATTCCTGATCTCCTCCACCGTAGTCTGCGTGGTGGCGCAACGCCTGCTCCGCCGAGTCTGCCCCGACTGTGCCGAGACCTATATCCCCACCCCTCTCGATCTGTCCCGCCTGGGCGTGTCGCCCAACGATCTGGTCGGAGCTGAGTTCAAAATCGGCCGGGGATGTAAATCCTGCCGTTTCAGCGGCTATCGTGGCAGGGTCGGCGTATTCGAGCTGCTGGTGATGAACGAAATGGTTAAAAACGCCATCCTGAACAACAAGAGCTCCTACGATATCCGCAAGATCAGCATCGAAACTTCGGGCATGGTGACGCTCGTCGAGGATGGTATTGTGAAAGCGGCGCAAGGCCTGATCTCCATGAAGGAGATCATCACCGATCTTCCGCGCTTGGGAAAACCGCGCCCGCTTGGTGAGCTTCGAAGAATACTGGGAGTTACGCAATGA
- a CDS encoding metallophosphoesterase produces the protein MSLFLITFLSLYGGMHAYAFVRLRGAFLSNHTAATIVLAAWMILMVAAPILVRLAESAGLERSALFLAWPGYTWMGVLFIFASTLLACDALRLVAWLMNRLRGTATPWFMNAAVTCSVALVIALIAGVYAFYDARRIRTDHVMVTTAKLSPSAGRIRIAQISDVHIGLLFRESRLNGILAAIRAARPDILVSTGDLVDGRLSREDIISHQNRLADMLASIEAPGGKFAVTGNHEFYAGLNQALAFTRTAGFTVLRNQTATLANGIAISGVDDPAGLRMGVPAPPLSEQALLKSVPQDRFCLLLKHRPDVPATSDGLFDLQLSGHVHKGQIFPFNLLVRLQYPIPCGTTATPGNSLIHVSRGSGTWGPPLRLLAPPEVTVIDIIPKGLQNL, from the coding sequence ATGTCCCTCTTCCTGATCACCTTCCTAAGCCTCTACGGCGGCATGCATGCCTATGCCTTTGTCAGGCTGCGCGGCGCATTCCTGTCGAACCATACCGCCGCCACCATTGTACTGGCTGCATGGATGATCCTGATGGTTGCCGCACCTATATTGGTGCGTCTGGCTGAGAGCGCCGGACTGGAACGGAGCGCACTCTTCCTGGCTTGGCCCGGCTACACCTGGATGGGAGTTCTCTTCATCTTCGCCTCGACCTTGCTGGCATGCGATGCGCTCCGGCTCGTCGCCTGGCTAATGAATCGCCTTCGCGGAACTGCCACCCCCTGGTTCATGAACGCTGCCGTCACCTGTTCGGTCGCGTTGGTCATCGCACTCATTGCCGGCGTCTACGCCTTCTACGACGCGCGGCGCATCAGGACCGACCATGTCATGGTTACTACCGCCAAGCTCTCGCCATCGGCAGGCCGGATCAGGATTGCGCAGATTTCCGATGTCCACATCGGTCTCCTGTTTCGTGAATCGCGGCTGAACGGTATCCTGGCGGCCATCCGTGCGGCCCGGCCCGACATCCTGGTATCCACCGGCGATCTGGTGGACGGCAGGCTCAGCCGCGAAGACATCATTTCCCACCAGAACAGGCTGGCGGATATGTTGGCGTCGATTGAAGCACCCGGTGGGAAATTCGCCGTAACCGGCAACCACGAGTTCTATGCCGGACTGAACCAGGCTCTAGCCTTCACACGCACGGCCGGCTTTACCGTGCTTCGCAACCAGACCGCCACCCTCGCCAATGGCATCGCCATCAGCGGTGTTGACGATCCGGCCGGACTGCGCATGGGCGTTCCCGCTCCTCCCCTTTCGGAACAGGCACTTCTGAAGTCCGTCCCCCAGGATCGTTTTTGCCTCCTGCTCAAACACCGGCCGGATGTGCCGGCAACCAGCGACGGTCTTTTCGATCTGCAACTGTCCGGCCACGTCCACAAAGGACAGATATTCCCCTTTAACCTGCTGGTGCGTCTTCAGTACCCGATCCCGTGCGGAACGACCGCCACCCCGGGGAACTCGCTTATTCACGTATCCCGCGGCAGCGGCACATGGGGGCCGCCATTACGTCTGCTGGCGCCTCCCGAGGTTACGGTCATAGACATCATCCCCAAGGGTTTGCAGAACCTCTGA
- a CDS encoding ribonuclease HII: MHQTELFVAPPLDTLALEQHARNRGFALVAGVDEAGRGPLAGPVVAAAVILPEGMRIPGVDDSKKLSPETRERLFDTIQAQALAIGVGMGSPELIDRINILQATRHAMLEAVSTLSVQPHFILIDGITPIESPIPQKTVKKGDSLSLSIAAASIIAKVTRDRLMRELDAIHPGYGFAGHKGYGSAAHLEAIRRLGPSPVHRLSFGGVKEHIPCPSS, translated from the coding sequence ATGCACCAAACGGAACTCTTCGTCGCCCCTCCTCTGGATACCCTGGCATTGGAGCAGCACGCCCGCAACCGGGGCTTTGCCCTGGTCGCCGGCGTGGACGAGGCCGGGCGCGGCCCCCTGGCCGGCCCCGTGGTTGCAGCAGCTGTCATCCTACCCGAGGGGATGCGCATCCCCGGAGTCGATGATTCAAAAAAACTTTCGCCGGAAACCCGAGAGCGCCTTTTCGACACCATCCAGGCTCAGGCCCTGGCCATCGGCGTCGGCATGGGCAGCCCGGAGTTGATCGACCGCATCAATATCCTGCAAGCCACCCGTCACGCCATGCTGGAAGCGGTCTCCACCCTGTCGGTCCAGCCTCACTTCATCCTTATCGACGGCATCACGCCCATCGAGTCCCCCATTCCCCAGAAGACCGTCAAAAAGGGGGATTCCCTCAGTCTCTCCATCGCAGCCGCCTCGATCATCGCCAAGGTCACCCGTGACCGCCTGATGCGGGAACTGGATGCCATCCACCCCGGCTACGGCTTTGCCGGTCACAAGGGGTACGGCTCTGCCGCCCATCTTGAAGCCATCCGGCGGCTCGGCCCTTCGCCGGTCCACCGCCTGAGCTTCGGCGGCGTCAAGGAACACATCCCATGTCCCTCTTCCTGA
- a CDS encoding carboxymuconolactone decarboxylase family protein produces MILGIAISSRCEGCITFHIHDALKAGASRQKILETISVAILMSGGPSQAYGSIVLEALEQFEKTVA; encoded by the coding sequence ATCATTTTGGGAATTGCCATCAGCTCCCGTTGTGAAGGCTGTATAACCTTTCATATTCATGATGCTTTAAAAGCTGGTGCATCGCGCCAGAAGATTTTAGAAACCATCAGTGTCGCTATCTTGATGAGTGGTGGACCCTCCCAGGCCTATGGAAGCATTGTTCTGGAAGCCCTTGAACAATTTGAAAAAACAGTAGCCTGA
- the rplS gene encoding 50S ribosomal protein L19 — MNTIDILEFEQMKKNIPPFKVGDTVKVQVAIVEGDKRRLQAYQGVVIARQNGGIRESFTVRKISNGIGVERVFPLHSPSIEAIEVVIRGHVRRAKLYYLRKLRGKAARIREKKYIAGA; from the coding sequence ATGAACACCATCGATATTCTGGAATTTGAACAAATGAAGAAAAACATCCCCCCTTTCAAGGTCGGGGACACCGTCAAGGTGCAGGTCGCGATCGTTGAAGGCGACAAACGCCGCCTCCAGGCCTACCAGGGCGTGGTGATCGCCCGCCAGAACGGCGGCATCCGGGAGTCTTTCACGGTGCGCAAGATATCCAACGGCATCGGCGTCGAGAGGGTATTCCCGCTGCACTCCCCCAGCATCGAGGCCATTGAGGTCGTTATCCGCGGCCATGTCCGCCGTGCCAAGCTCTACTACCTGCGCAAACTGCGCGGCAAGGCGGCCCGTATCCGCGAGAAGAAATATATCGCCGGAGCCTGA
- a CDS encoding RNA methyltransferase has protein sequence MAPVAADMLNLAIALLHHPVYNKRREVVTTALTNLDLHDIARSSRTFGLERFYIVTPSIEQRNLAERITGHWQTGWGADYNPDRREALGIVRVCTDLEAAVNDLQAGFAKPVKTIITGATQRPDSITFTSFRRMLAETDQPHLLLLGTGWGLTDECFAAADHILEPIAGTGFYNHLSVRSAAAIMLDRLRGIQQEAL, from the coding sequence ATGGCGCCTGTGGCTGCTGACATGCTAAACCTGGCGATAGCACTGCTGCATCACCCGGTCTACAACAAACGGCGCGAGGTGGTCACCACCGCCCTGACCAATCTGGACTTGCATGATATCGCTCGTTCGTCGCGCACCTTTGGACTGGAGCGATTTTATATCGTGACCCCATCCATCGAGCAGCGCAACCTTGCGGAGCGCATCACCGGCCACTGGCAGACGGGATGGGGTGCGGACTACAACCCGGATCGCCGCGAGGCGCTCGGCATCGTCCGGGTCTGCACGGACCTGGAAGCGGCCGTCAACGATCTCCAGGCCGGATTCGCCAAACCAGTTAAGACGATCATCACCGGCGCGACGCAACGGCCGGATAGCATTACCTTTACGTCCTTCAGACGGATGTTGGCCGAGACTGACCAACCGCACCTGCTCCTTTTGGGTACCGGATGGGGCCTGACGGATGAATGTTTTGCCGCGGCGGATCATATTCTTGAGCCTATCGCGGGCACAGGATTTTACAATCACCTCTCGGTCCGTTCGGCGGCGGCCATAATGCTCGACCGCCTGAGGGGAATACAACAAGAGGCACTTTAA
- the trmD gene encoding tRNA (guanosine(37)-N1)-methyltransferase TrmD: protein MIFDILTLFPGMFAGPFDESIIRRGKDKQLIDIALHNIRDWATDRHQTADDAPYGGGAGMVMKVEPLAACIESVKADRPNSTVVMTSPQGRRFTHQVAAELARRDGLIIICGRYEGIDERVRQLYVEDDISLGDYVLSGGEIAAMAIVDAVTRLLPGVLGSDESAETDSFCDGLLEYPQYTRPPEFRGIKVPEVLLSGNHELIRKWRRRESLRKTRWLRPDLLGEIALNKEDRTLLSEIEREDGACGC from the coding sequence ATGATTTTCGATATTTTGACCCTCTTTCCCGGAATGTTCGCCGGTCCTTTCGACGAGAGCATCATCAGGAGAGGTAAAGACAAGCAGCTCATTGACATTGCGTTGCACAACATCCGCGACTGGGCAACCGACCGGCACCAGACTGCCGATGACGCCCCCTACGGAGGTGGTGCCGGCATGGTCATGAAGGTGGAACCTCTGGCCGCCTGCATCGAATCGGTCAAGGCCGACCGGCCCAACTCGACCGTGGTCATGACCTCCCCCCAAGGCAGGCGCTTCACCCACCAGGTGGCAGCGGAACTGGCGCGGCGCGACGGACTGATCATCATCTGCGGCCGCTATGAGGGCATCGACGAGCGTGTTCGGCAGTTGTACGTTGAAGACGACATCTCGCTGGGGGACTACGTCCTCTCCGGCGGCGAAATTGCCGCCATGGCCATAGTGGATGCCGTGACACGACTTTTACCCGGTGTACTTGGCAGCGACGAATCGGCTGAAACAGACTCATTCTGCGACGGTCTTCTGGAGTACCCCCAGTACACGCGTCCTCCTGAGTTCAGGGGTATCAAGGTGCCGGAGGTGCTACTGTCCGGCAACCATGAACTGATCAGGAAATGGCGAAGACGCGAATCACTGCGCAAGACCCGCTGGCTCCGGCCGGACCTGCTGGGGGAAATCGCGCTTAATAAGGAAGACCGCACGTTGCTGTCCGAGATTGAACGGGAAGATGGCGCCTGTGGCTGCTGA
- the rimM gene encoding ribosome maturation factor RimM (Essential for efficient processing of 16S rRNA), whose product MGKTDELITVGKITGTHGIKGQLKVYSYSGNLESLGAARVITLKSPDGATLREFGVKSIKPHSAGFILGLKDFDSIDQALPLVGSELCLRRSQLPEPEDDEYYWCDLLGLRVVTVDGVELGTLADIFETGSNDVYVVRKDKQEYLIPAVASVISSVDLAGGTMVITPLDGLLDL is encoded by the coding sequence ATGGGCAAAACGGACGAACTGATTACCGTGGGCAAGATCACTGGGACCCATGGGATCAAGGGGCAGCTCAAGGTCTATTCCTATTCGGGCAACCTTGAGAGCCTTGGCGCTGCGCGGGTCATAACCCTGAAAAGCCCTGACGGCGCGACGCTACGGGAATTCGGCGTCAAGAGCATAAAGCCGCACAGTGCCGGTTTCATCCTCGGCCTGAAGGATTTCGACAGTATCGACCAGGCGCTTCCCCTGGTGGGTAGCGAGTTATGCCTCCGGCGCAGCCAATTGCCGGAACCGGAAGATGACGAGTATTACTGGTGCGACTTACTCGGCCTGCGGGTCGTGACGGTCGATGGAGTCGAGCTTGGTACGCTGGCCGACATCTTCGAGACCGGAAGTAACGACGTCTACGTGGTGCGCAAGGACAAGCAGGAATACCTGATCCCGGCGGTAGCCTCCGTAATCAGTTCCGTTGACTTGGCAGGGGGCACCATGGTCATCACCCCTCTGGACGGTCTTCTGGATTTATGA
- a CDS encoding KH domain-containing protein, producing MKALVETIAKALVDDPTQVKTAEETEEDTLVIKLTVAKEDMGRIIGKEGRTAKAIRTILNAVSTKDNKKAILKIVE from the coding sequence ATGAAAGCACTTGTTGAAACCATCGCAAAGGCATTGGTTGACGATCCGACTCAGGTCAAGACCGCCGAAGAGACTGAAGAGGACACGCTGGTCATAAAACTGACCGTCGCCAAAGAGGACATGGGCCGCATCATTGGCAAGGAAGGCCGTACCGCCAAGGCGATCCGCACAATCCTCAATGCCGTGTCCACCAAGGACAACAAGAAGGCTATCCTCAAAATCGTAGAATAA
- the rpsP gene encoding 30S ribosomal protein S16, translating to MAIKIRLARAGAKKRPFYQVVVADERCRRDGRFIENVGTYDPTKNPAAIKLNAEKAQAWLEKGAQPTDTVRQLLKNAGILDKVAAPAA from the coding sequence ATGGCAATCAAGATCAGGCTTGCACGGGCAGGCGCAAAAAAAAGACCTTTCTACCAGGTGGTTGTTGCCGACGAGCGCTGCCGCAGGGATGGACGTTTCATTGAAAACGTGGGGACCTACGACCCCACCAAAAATCCGGCCGCGATCAAGCTGAACGCCGAAAAGGCCCAGGCTTGGCTCGAAAAAGGCGCTCAGCCGACTGACACCGTCCGCCAGCTTCTCAAGAATGCGGGCATTCTGGACAAGGTGGCGGCACCGGCGGCATAG